CGTACTGACGGGTGCGGCCATGGCCCTGGCGGTATCGATTCTGAACGTCGAGGGTCTCGCAAAGACGGCCAGCGGCCTCGTGATCATGCTCTTCATCGCCGAGAACGTCGCCGTGATCGTGTTTCGCGAGAGCCGCGTGCACTGGTACCAGCCCAAGTACCGGTCGCCCTTCTATCCCTGGCTTCAGGGCTTCGGCGTCGTATCGGGCGTGGTGTTGCTGGTGACCTTGGGTGCCGCGGTCGTCCTCGGGGCACTGCTTGCGGTGTTGCCCGGGCTAGCCTTGTACGTGTTCTACGGTCGGCGTCGGGTCGAACGACTTGGTGTGCTCGGTCAGCGCGTGCGCCGAGCCGTGGCCATCACTGCGCCGCCGGTGACGAGCCGCGGCCCCGACGTCGTCGAAGAGGCGTCCGTGGTCGTCGCTCTCTTCGGCAAGGAGCACTCGCCGGAAATGGTGGTCGAGCTCGGCGCGGCCTTGGCCAAAGACCGACGCATCCAGGTGATCCACCTGACCGAGGCGCCCGAGCACACGACCATCGAAGCAGCGTTGGAAGAAGACGTGTCTGTGCGTTCTTTGCGGCGCCGGGTGCAAGCCTTGGGCGAAGAACGCGACCTGTCGCTCGAGTTCCACGCAATCGTTTCTCGAGATCTCGGGCACACCGTGCACAGCGTGTCGTCGAGCGCTCATTGCGAGTGGCTCGTGATGGAGTGGCGCGGGCGGGAACGGCAGGCCCTGGTGCCGTACAACCCCATCGGCTGGCTGATGAACAACCTCGGGTCCAACCTGGCCTTCTACAAGGACGGCGGCGTGCGCTTCGTGCGTGAGATCCTGGTCTATGCCGAGCCCGGACCGCACGACGCCTTGGTCGTGCGAACGGCGGATCACCTCGCCAGCCTGTGGAAGGCGAAGTTGACGCTGATTCGCTTCGCCGCCAACTCGGCGTCGGACATCGAGGTCCGCCTCGAGCAGGAGTACCTCGAACAACTCGGCGAGCTGTGCAGCGCGCCCGTGACGAAACACGTTGCGCGCGGCGTCAAGCGCATCAAGACGCTGGCCGCGGAGACCGCGGCCTACGACTTGCTGGTGATGGGAGCTCCCGACGTCACGCTGGCAAGGCAGATTCTCGGGACGGATCAAGATCACATCAAAGCCCGCGCAGCCTGTTCGGTGTTGACCGTCAAGACGCCGCGGCAGTTCACCCATCGCGCCTATAGCGAGGCGTCGGCGACCCGCGCACCCGCCGTTCCCACCCGCCTGCCCGACTTCCTGGCACCGGGTGCGATCGCTGCGCGCTTGGACATCACGCGCAAAGAGGCCCTGTTCCAGCAGATTGCCCAGGTCTTCGAGCCGGTGATCGAGGGGGTCAGCGCGCGCCAAATCGTCGACGCCCTCTGGGAACGCGAGCGAACCCAGAACACCTCAGTGGGTCACGGTGTCGCCTTGCCGCATGCGACGCTCAACACCGCGAAAGCCTTGGTGGGTGTCTTCACCACCCGCAAGCCCATCGACTATCAGGGCCCCGACGGCGCGCCCGTGGACGTGTTCTTCGTGACCATCTGCTCGCCGAGCCAGCGGCAGACGCACCTGGAACTGCTTTCGCGCGTCGCCGGGCTCACCCTCAAGACGAAGCTACTGGAACGCCTGCGCGCCGCGGAAGACGCCGAGACCATCCGCGTGGCGCTGCAAGAGTGCAGCGCGGAGCTCGAAGCGTCGGGTCGCTCCCCAATGGTCAGCCTGCCGAGCTCTGCGTCGGGCGGCACTTGACGCCGTACGGTCCCTGGGACGCGGCGCGCCAGCGCATCAGCGCGTCAGCCTATCGGGACGAATTGCTCAGATTCGTGATCATTCGTGGCACACATTCGAACATGTCCGCGAAATGATCACCGTGGTGAGCATTTTTCGGGGATAGCTTTGCGCGCAGCGTTTACGCCGCCGGAATCGTGTCGGCGCCGAAGTAGGGCACCAGCGCCTTCGGAATGGCGATGCTGCCGTCCGCGCGCTGATACTGCTCCAGTACTGCAACCAGGGTGCGGCCCACCGCCAACGCGGAACCATTGAGGGTCGCGGCGATCTTCGGCTTTGCCTTGGGCTCCGGCCGAAAGCGGATCTTCGCGCGTCGCGCTTGGTAGTCGCCGAAGGACGAGCAGCTCGAGATCTCGCGGTAGGCCTGCTGTGACGGCAACCAGACTTCGAGGTCGTAGGTCTTCTCGGCGCCAAAGCCCAGGTCGCCGGTGCACAGTTCAGAGACGCGGTAGTGCAGGCCCAGACGCTTGAGCACTTCTTCCGCGTGGCTGGTCAGCAGCTCGAGTTGCTCGAGGGCTTGTTCCGGCTTCACGATGCGCACCAGCTCCACCTTGTCGAACTGATGGTTGCGGATGAGCCCGCGCACGTCCTTGCCGTGGGAACCCGCTTCGCTGCGGAAGCAAGGTGTGAAGGCCGTGTAGGCAATGGGCAAGTTGGCGCCGTCCAAGATCTCGTCGGCGTGCAGGTTGGTGACGGGTACCTCTGCGGTGGGGATCAAGTAGAGAGGCGTCGGATCTTCGGGACCACGCTGGGTCTTGAACAGATCCGTCTCGAACTTCGGCAGCTGGCCCGTGCCGCGCAGCGCTTCGGCGCGCACCATGAAGGGTGGATAGACTTCGGTGTAGCCATGCTCGCGCGTGTGCAGATCGAGCATGAAGGAGGTGAGCGATCGCTCCAAGCGTGCTCCCGCGCCCATGAGCACGGTGAAGCGCGCGCCCGACAGCTTGGCGGCGCGCTCGAAATCCAGGATGCCCAGTGCTTCCCCGAGGTCCCAATGGGCCTTGGGTTCGAAGTCGAACTTCGGCGCCTCGCCCACGGTGCGTCGCACGACGTTGTCCGCCTCGCCACCGCCGTCCGGGCTCGACGCATGCGGAAGGTTCGGAATGCCGAGCAGCAAGTCTTCCACTTCCGCCTCGACCTTCGACAGTTCGCTCTCGCGCTGCTTGATGTCGTCGGACAGCGTCTTCAGCTCCGCGCGCCGCGCTTCGAAGGCTTCGCGGTCCGGGCCCTTCGCCAGCTTCCCCATCTCCTGGCTCGCGCGGTTGCGATCGGCCTGGAGCTTCTCCGTGGATTGGATCAGCTCGCGTCGTTTGGCGAACAGTCCCGCCGCAGAATCCAGCGCTTTGGCCGTCTCGGCAGAGCGGCGCGAAAGCCCGGCTCGAACCTCGTCCAAATGCTCGGCTACGTAACGTCCGTCCAACATGGCCGGCGTCTTAGCGTCAGTCGGGCCGGCTGTCGACGCCGTTGCCCGCTACCCGCACGCCCTTCCAGTGTTCTGGGGTTTTGGGTCCAAACCCTCGCCGCCGCGGGACGCTAATCCCGCGCCGCAAGTCACGCTCGCGTGAGGCGGCCTCTAATCCCGCACCGCGCGTCAGGCTCACGCGCTGCGTCGAGGGACCTCAAGGCAGTCGGCCGAGACTCATCACGTAGACTTCATCGCCACCGACCGCAGTGAGAGATGCTGCGGGCGTGGTGATGCCCGATGCGAAGGCGCCAGTTGCGAAGACGGCATCAGCCAAGGGGCTCACGGCGAGCGCTTGATCGGTGGAGGCGGCATTGCCCGTCGCTGGGAAGCTCGCGGAGTAGAGGTGGTTGCCCGAGGCCGCGCCGAGCTTCACGACGAAGGGTGCGCGCCCCGTCGACACGGGCAGTGCGCCGCCGCCCGCGTCCATGGCGCCTGTGGCGAGGCCCATGCCGTAGACGTCACCCTTGGAGTCGACGGTGACGCTCATCATCCAGTCGTCGCCCGCGCTCTGCTGTCGAGTCGACCAGGTGTGCGCGCCGGTGACGGCGCCGAGTTTGACGACGAAGCTGTCATAGCCTTGTGCCACCAGGTTCGCGCCACCGAAGTTGATGGTGTTTTGGAAGCGGCCACCGAGCACCACGCCGTTCGTTCCAGCGGCACTGATGTCCAAGCCTTGGTCGGCGCCCGTGCCTCCAAAGCTCGTGACCCACGTTTCTTTGAGGGTCGAGCCGGAAATCAGACCCACGATGATGTCCTGCGACGAGGCGGGAACCAAAGTTGCGCCCACTGTCACGTCGCTGCTGATGTAGCCCGTGAAGGCCATGTCCCCCGAGGGCAGAGCGGCCACGCTGCGGACCACGTCGAGATTCGCGCCCCCGAAGGTCATGGCCCAGGTCGCCGTGCCGTTCCCGCCGCTGGCTTTCATCAAGAAGCCATCAATGCCGCCTTTGGTGGCGAAAGTCCCGCCATGGCTGAAGTTGGTCGATGCGAAC
This genomic stretch from Polyangiaceae bacterium harbors:
- a CDS encoding amino acid permease, whose product is MKELERSIGPIAVIAISMSAMLGSGIFVLPGLAAAKTGPSVWAAYLLAGVCVFPAAACKAELSTAMPTSGGTYVYLDRIFGPLAGTVSGVALWLAMLLKSSFALVGIGTYLVVLGNLPVVPTALVCLVGIVALNLLGIKKVGRAQIGVLAATLVALGVLVPFGLAQASRENLSHEMTHGVPGLIAAAGFVFASFAGVNKVAAFAEEVRNPARNLPLGILASLFIVMALYSLVSFTLVGAIPHQRLHDDLHPIYTLAHGVGGYWAGIAAGVIGVVTMASMANSGLLAASRLPFALARDRLLPGLLKEVGRESGTPVASIVLTGAAMALAVSILNVEGLAKTASGLVIMLFIAENVAVIVFRESRVHWYQPKYRSPFYPWLQGFGVVSGVVLLVTLGAAVVLGALLAVLPGLALYVFYGRRRVERLGVLGQRVRRAVAITAPPVTSRGPDVVEEASVVVALFGKEHSPEMVVELGAALAKDRRIQVIHLTEAPEHTTIEAALEEDVSVRSLRRRVQALGEERDLSLEFHAIVSRDLGHTVHSVSSSAHCEWLVMEWRGRERQALVPYNPIGWLMNNLGSNLAFYKDGGVRFVREILVYAEPGPHDALVVRTADHLASLWKAKLTLIRFAANSASDIEVRLEQEYLEQLGELCSAPVTKHVARGVKRIKTLAAETAAYDLLVMGAPDVTLARQILGTDQDHIKARAACSVLTVKTPRQFTHRAYSEASATRAPAVPTRLPDFLAPGAIAARLDITRKEALFQQIAQVFEPVIEGVSARQIVDALWERERTQNTSVGHGVALPHATLNTAKALVGVFTTRKPIDYQGPDGAPVDVFFVTICSPSQRQTHLELLSRVAGLTLKTKLLERLRAAEDAETIRVALQECSAELEASGRSPMVSLPSSASGGT
- the serS gene encoding serine--tRNA ligase, which encodes MLDGRYVAEHLDEVRAGLSRRSAETAKALDSAAGLFAKRRELIQSTEKLQADRNRASQEMGKLAKGPDREAFEARRAELKTLSDDIKQRESELSKVEAEVEDLLLGIPNLPHASSPDGGGEADNVVRRTVGEAPKFDFEPKAHWDLGEALGILDFERAAKLSGARFTVLMGAGARLERSLTSFMLDLHTREHGYTEVYPPFMVRAEALRGTGQLPKFETDLFKTQRGPEDPTPLYLIPTAEVPVTNLHADEILDGANLPIAYTAFTPCFRSEAGSHGKDVRGLIRNHQFDKVELVRIVKPEQALEQLELLTSHAEEVLKRLGLHYRVSELCTGDLGFGAEKTYDLEVWLPSQQAYREISSCSSFGDYQARRAKIRFRPEPKAKPKIAATLNGSALAVGRTLVAVLEQYQRADGSIAIPKALVPYFGADTIPAA